In the genome of Aureimonas sp. OT7, one region contains:
- a CDS encoding NAD(P)-dependent oxidoreductase, with product MDRKTRVGVVGLGAMGFGMAATLAKAGFVVTGYDLDAGKAKAAAEAGFGFVSEPGELFATSERIVFSLPTAQDVAAMLEAHATVVGTQAGGRVILIDTSTSEPDVSRALARRLADAGHGFLDAPVSGGPAGAASGKLTMMIGGDEADLAEARTVVEALAAKILHVGPSGAGNVAKLVNNLLVAAHMLTTQEALKLAVGAGVDAESVLRVLNAATGRSAISEIHFPNWVMSGRFDSGFSMGLMRKDVRLAGAMADEFGVDLPLCGHVRDIWAASTERLADGQDFTRMGDYADDDERARNNG from the coding sequence ATGGACAGGAAAACGCGCGTCGGCGTCGTCGGCCTCGGGGCGATGGGGTTCGGAATGGCGGCCACGCTGGCCAAGGCCGGCTTCGTGGTGACGGGCTACGATCTGGACGCGGGCAAGGCCAAGGCGGCGGCAGAGGCAGGGTTCGGCTTCGTTTCCGAGCCGGGCGAGCTGTTCGCCACCAGTGAGCGGATCGTCTTTTCCCTCCCCACCGCCCAGGACGTAGCGGCGATGCTGGAAGCGCACGCCACCGTCGTCGGCACGCAGGCGGGGGGCCGGGTGATCCTGATCGACACGTCCACGTCCGAGCCGGACGTCAGCCGCGCCCTGGCACGGCGCCTGGCGGATGCGGGACACGGCTTTCTCGACGCGCCGGTCAGCGGCGGCCCTGCCGGCGCGGCATCCGGCAAGCTGACCATGATGATCGGCGGCGACGAGGCGGACCTGGCAGAGGCCCGCACCGTGGTCGAGGCGCTGGCGGCCAAGATCCTGCATGTCGGCCCGAGCGGCGCCGGCAACGTCGCCAAGCTGGTCAACAACCTGCTGGTCGCGGCGCATATGCTGACGACGCAGGAGGCGTTGAAGCTGGCGGTCGGCGCCGGGGTCGACGCCGAGTCGGTCCTGCGTGTTCTGAACGCTGCCACCGGCCGCAGCGCCATCAGCGAAATCCACTTCCCCAACTGGGTCATGTCCGGCCGCTTCGACAGCGGCTTCTCGATGGGGCTGATGCGCAAGGATGTGCGCCTGGCCGGCGCCATGGCCGACGAGTTCGGCGTCGATCTGCCGCTCTGCGGCCATGTGCGCGACATCTGGGCGGCAAGCACCGAGCGCCTCGCGGACGGGCAGGACTTCACACGGATGGGCGACTACGCAGACGATGACGAAAGGGCCAGGAACAATGGATAA
- a CDS encoding M20 aminoacylase family protein, producing MSAILSGDTIAEAVNWRRALHRRPELAFRETETADFIATRLESFGLAVRRGYGTTGLVATLSRGTSGRVIGLRADMDALPIVEASGVAHASLVPGVMHACGHDGHVTMLLAAAREIAALPDLDGTVHFIFQPAEEVEGGAREMIADGLFRDFPVDAVYGIHNWPGLKPGTVVARDGAMMAAFATFEISVTGRGSHGAMPHEGADPILAASQIVTALQSIAARNVSPLEAAVVSATQIHGGDAYNVIPESVVIRGTTRWFAPAVGDMIEARLGAVASMVAQALGARATVDYKRLYPATINTPAAAGEIRAIAGGTTGLTVEDSAPSMAAEDFAFMLEERPGAYIWLGAARDGDNPGLHSPRFDFNDAIIGDGIRLWRDIAAARLARA from the coding sequence ATGTCCGCAATCCTGTCCGGCGATACGATCGCGGAAGCCGTCAACTGGCGCCGCGCCCTGCATCGCCGCCCCGAACTGGCATTCCGCGAAACCGAGACCGCCGACTTCATCGCAACCCGCCTCGAAAGCTTCGGCCTTGCCGTACGACGCGGCTATGGAACCACGGGGCTGGTGGCCACCCTGTCGCGCGGCACGTCCGGCCGCGTCATCGGCCTGCGTGCCGACATGGACGCCCTGCCGATCGTGGAGGCCAGCGGTGTTGCCCATGCCTCGCTTGTTCCGGGCGTCATGCATGCCTGCGGGCACGACGGCCATGTGACGATGCTGCTCGCCGCCGCGCGCGAGATCGCCGCCTTGCCCGATCTCGACGGCACGGTGCATTTCATCTTCCAGCCTGCGGAAGAGGTCGAGGGCGGCGCCCGGGAGATGATCGCCGACGGGCTGTTCCGCGACTTTCCGGTGGACGCGGTCTACGGCATACACAACTGGCCGGGCCTGAAGCCGGGTACGGTGGTGGCGCGCGACGGGGCGATGATGGCCGCTTTCGCGACATTCGAGATTTCCGTTACGGGCCGTGGTTCGCACGGCGCGATGCCGCATGAGGGCGCCGATCCGATCCTGGCTGCAAGCCAGATCGTGACCGCGCTGCAATCCATCGCGGCGCGCAACGTCTCGCCGCTGGAGGCGGCGGTCGTTTCCGCCACCCAGATCCATGGGGGCGACGCCTATAACGTCATTCCCGAATCCGTGGTGATCCGGGGCACGACGCGCTGGTTTGCGCCGGCCGTTGGCGACATGATCGAGGCGCGCCTCGGGGCGGTCGCCTCCATGGTGGCGCAGGCATTGGGCGCCCGCGCGACGGTCGACTACAAGCGCCTCTACCCGGCCACGATCAACACGCCGGCCGCGGCCGGCGAAATCCGCGCCATCGCCGGCGGCACAACCGGCCTGACGGTCGAGGACAGCGCCCCCAGCATGGCTGCGGAGGATTTCGCCTTCATGCTCGAGGAGCGGCCCGGAGCCTATATCTGGCTGGGCGCTGCCCGGGATGGCGACAATCCCGGCCTGCACTCGCCGCGCTTCGATTTCAACGACGCCATCATCGGAGACGGCATCCGCCTGTGGCGCGACATCGCCGCCGCACGCCTTGCCAGGGCGTGA
- the mazG gene encoding nucleoside triphosphate pyrophosphohydrolase: MQASRDIGRLVDIMRALRTPHTGCPWDLEQSFDSIVPYTVEETFEVVDAIERRDAEDLCEELGDLLLQVVYYCQLAEEEGLFTLGDVVEGITGKMIRRHPHVFGDAEARSAGSAKGQWNRIKAEEKALRAERRAARTASSASGEWAPKPVPETAGLLDAVPGALPSLALAMKVQEKAANVGFDWKTPEPIIAKIREEIAEFEEAQDAADPIAQEDELGDILFSVVNLARATQIDPDAALRRTTAKFRKRFSYVEQGVGGFSSESGRSATLERMEALWQEAKTKGS, from the coding sequence ATGCAGGCTTCACGCGATATCGGCAGGCTGGTGGACATCATGCGTGCCCTGCGCACGCCCCACACGGGCTGCCCTTGGGATCTGGAACAGAGTTTCGATTCCATCGTGCCGTACACGGTTGAAGAAACCTTCGAAGTCGTCGACGCCATCGAGCGGCGCGACGCGGAAGACTTGTGCGAGGAACTGGGCGACCTGCTCCTGCAGGTCGTCTACTACTGTCAGCTGGCCGAAGAAGAGGGGCTGTTCACCCTTGGAGACGTGGTCGAAGGGATCACCGGCAAGATGATCCGGCGCCACCCGCATGTCTTCGGCGACGCGGAAGCGCGTTCGGCCGGCAGCGCCAAGGGGCAGTGGAACCGAATCAAGGCGGAAGAAAAGGCACTACGAGCCGAACGCCGTGCTGCCCGCACCGCATCATCCGCCAGTGGCGAATGGGCCCCCAAACCCGTGCCGGAGACAGCCGGCCTTCTCGACGCCGTACCAGGTGCCCTTCCATCACTGGCTCTTGCCATGAAGGTTCAGGAAAAGGCGGCAAATGTCGGTTTCGACTGGAAAACGCCGGAGCCCATCATTGCCAAGATCCGCGAAGAGATCGCCGAATTCGAGGAGGCGCAGGACGCCGCCGATCCGATCGCTCAGGAGGACGAACTCGGCGATATCCTGTTCAGCGTCGTCAATCTGGCCCGCGCCACGCAGATCGACCCGGACGCCGCCCTGCGCCGCACGACCGCCAAATTCAGAAAGCGTTTTTCCTATGTGGAACAGGGTGTTGGCGGCTTTTCCTCAGAGTCTGGAAGATCTGCCACCCTGGAGCGGATGGAGGCTCTCTGGCAGGAGGCCAAGACCAAGGGGTCTTAA
- a CDS encoding ATP-binding protein — MSEIHFQPRDGAIEADTGLAPVDALAQAQARYRALFEAIDDGFCIIEFVDGPRGPLSDYIHVEANSGYGRHTGISDIVGKSVYDVAPNEGAEWVALYGAVLRTGQPIRFERRFAEVGRHIEVSASRVEPASLRQVSVLFRDITGRKQAEAALQASEEMARDLAETLEQRVAEQTAHLVTTEEALRQSQKMEAVGQLTGGIAHDFNNLLTAISGSLEMMQARIRQGRTDDIDRYMTGAQSAARRAAALTHRLLAFSRRQTLDPQPTDVNRLVGEMQDLIQRTVGPAIGLEARPEAALWPTLVDANQLENALLNLCINARDAMPDGGQITIETRNQSVDEATARELSLPVGDYVTMCVTDTGMGMTPEVIAKAFEPFFTTKPIGVGTGLGLSMIYGFARQSGGQVRITSDPGSGTTVCLHLPRSSDAPAVEAPAAQGGVAPVSGAGRTVLVVDDETLVRMLLVDAVTEVGFSGLEAGDGAEALEILSSDATIDLLVTDIGLPGGMNGRQLADEARALRPGLKVLFVTGYAETAVQGDTDRLPPGMQIITKPFDIAALSIRIRDMIEG; from the coding sequence GTGAGCGAGATACACTTCCAGCCCCGTGACGGGGCAATCGAGGCAGACACCGGGCTTGCGCCGGTCGATGCGCTGGCACAGGCCCAGGCGCGATACCGCGCCCTGTTCGAAGCCATCGACGATGGTTTCTGCATCATCGAGTTCGTCGACGGGCCGCGCGGGCCGCTCAGCGATTATATCCATGTCGAGGCCAATTCCGGCTATGGACGCCATACCGGTATTTCCGACATCGTGGGAAAGTCGGTTTACGACGTGGCCCCGAACGAGGGTGCCGAGTGGGTGGCCCTGTATGGCGCCGTGCTGCGGACCGGACAGCCCATTCGCTTCGAGCGCCGCTTCGCGGAGGTTGGGCGCCATATCGAGGTTTCGGCCTCGCGCGTGGAGCCAGCGAGCCTCAGGCAGGTTTCCGTTTTATTCCGCGATATCACCGGCCGGAAGCAGGCAGAGGCCGCCCTCCAGGCCAGCGAGGAAATGGCGCGGGATCTGGCCGAGACGCTCGAGCAGCGCGTCGCGGAGCAGACCGCCCATCTCGTCACCACGGAGGAGGCGCTGCGCCAGTCGCAGAAGATGGAGGCGGTGGGGCAACTGACCGGCGGCATCGCGCATGATTTCAACAATCTGCTGACAGCGATCTCCGGATCCCTCGAGATGATGCAGGCGCGGATACGGCAGGGCCGGACCGACGACATCGACCGCTACATGACGGGCGCCCAGTCTGCAGCCCGGCGCGCCGCGGCGCTTACGCATCGCCTGCTGGCCTTTTCCCGCCGCCAGACGCTGGACCCCCAGCCGACGGACGTGAACCGGCTTGTCGGCGAAATGCAGGATCTGATCCAACGGACCGTCGGTCCGGCGATCGGCCTGGAGGCGCGCCCGGAAGCAGCCCTCTGGCCTACGCTGGTGGACGCCAACCAGCTTGAGAACGCCTTGTTGAACCTGTGTATCAACGCGCGGGACGCAATGCCCGATGGCGGGCAGATCACCATTGAAACGCGCAACCAGAGCGTCGACGAGGCGACGGCGCGGGAGCTGTCCCTGCCGGTGGGCGACTATGTGACGATGTGCGTTACCGATACCGGCATGGGCATGACGCCGGAGGTGATCGCCAAGGCATTCGAGCCGTTTTTCACCACCAAACCGATCGGCGTCGGCACCGGCCTCGGCCTGTCGATGATCTACGGCTTTGCGCGCCAGTCGGGTGGGCAGGTGCGCATAACATCCGATCCGGGCAGCGGGACAACCGTCTGCCTGCATCTGCCGCGCAGCAGCGATGCGCCCGCCGTCGAGGCCCCCGCCGCGCAAGGCGGAGTCGCGCCCGTTTCGGGAGCGGGGCGCACGGTCCTCGTCGTCGACGACGAGACGCTGGTGCGCATGCTGCTGGTGGATGCCGTTACCGAGGTCGGGTTTTCCGGCCTGGAAGCCGGCGACGGTGCGGAGGCGCTGGAAATCCTGTCGTCCGATGCGACCATCGATCTTCTGGTCACGGATATCGGCCTGCCCGGCGGCATGAACGGGCGGCAACTGGCCGATGAGGCCCGGGCCCTCAGACCCGGGTTGAAGGTGCTGTTCGTCACAGGCTACGCCGAAACCGCGGTGCAGGGGGATACCGATCGCCTGCCGCCGGGGATGCAGATCATCACCAAGCCGTTCGATATCGCGGCGCTTTCCATACGCATCCGCGACATGATCGAAGGCTGA
- a CDS encoding LysR family transcriptional regulator, translating into MDFIDAKALRHFLTVVRHGSFRAAAEQLNVAPSAVSRQIADLEYEIGLPLFERTARGATLTPAGSLLLEHGRRLTEEGGLLAEELDRLKGGEQRRVAIVCGEGFVGDLIDNGLASFFTVYPHVRHALQLAGTDAIVDTIANGEADIGLVYNPPAETRIRSIAIKRQPLCMVTRTDDALLNAGRSDLASGLHRPLALLTEGHGTRQLVARMAADAGLAIAPVLETQSIDALRRFAMAGGVTFLPHFAVANEIAAGLLGASELDDPLALQASAHLIVRAHRRLPASVDNLASHLSQNMAAFRL; encoded by the coding sequence ATGGATTTCATCGACGCCAAGGCCCTGCGCCACTTCCTGACCGTCGTGCGCCACGGTTCGTTCCGTGCCGCCGCCGAGCAGCTCAACGTGGCGCCTTCGGCCGTCAGCCGGCAGATCGCCGACCTCGAATACGAGATCGGCCTGCCCCTTTTCGAGCGTACGGCGCGCGGCGCCACGCTGACGCCGGCCGGGTCCCTGTTGCTGGAGCATGGACGCCGCCTGACCGAGGAAGGCGGCCTGCTTGCGGAAGAACTCGACCGGCTGAAAGGCGGTGAGCAGCGCCGTGTGGCCATCGTATGCGGCGAAGGCTTCGTCGGCGACCTGATCGACAACGGCCTGGCTTCCTTCTTCACCGTCTATCCGCACGTCCGCCACGCGCTGCAACTGGCCGGCACCGACGCCATCGTGGACACCATCGCCAATGGCGAGGCGGATATCGGCCTTGTGTACAACCCACCGGCCGAGACGCGGATCCGCTCCATCGCCATCAAGCGGCAACCGCTTTGCATGGTCACACGGACAGACGATGCCCTGCTGAACGCGGGCCGGTCCGACCTCGCCTCCGGCCTGCACCGGCCGCTGGCGCTGCTGACGGAAGGGCACGGCACCCGGCAACTCGTGGCACGGATGGCGGCGGATGCGGGACTTGCCATCGCCCCGGTGCTGGAAACCCAGTCGATAGACGCGCTGCGCCGCTTCGCCATGGCGGGCGGCGTAACCTTCCTGCCCCATTTCGCCGTGGCGAACGAGATCGCCGCAGGTCTGCTGGGCGCATCGGAGCTCGACGATCCGCTGGCGCTGCAAGCCAGTGCGCACCTGATCGTCCGGGCGCATCGCCGCCTGCCCGCCTCGGTGGACAACCTTGCCAGCCACCTGTCGCAGAACATGGCCGCGTTCCGGCTCTGA
- the hflX gene encoding GTPase HflX, which translates to MTEFSSERAKGPIEHKRIPTRAAVIVPIVRKPAPVDDPTDAARRGGEEKLAEAVGLAAAIDLDIVAAELVQVAKARPATLIGAGKVDELKGLVAAEEIGLVIVDHPLTPVQQRNLEKELNCKVLDRTGLILEIFGRRARTREGRLQVELAHLNYQRGRLVRSWTHLERQRGGAGFLGGPGETQIEADRRQLQEKIKRLEKELDAVRRTRTLHRAKRKKAPHPTVALVGYTNAGKSTLFNTITGADILAKDLLFATLDPTLRRITLAHGTPVIFSDTVGFISDLPTHLVAAFRATLEEVIEADLVLHVRDMAHPEAAAQASDVRKILSSLDVDPDDTDRVIEVWNKADLMDEVARERLSAAAESAPGHAAHLVSALTGEGVGLLMADIEERIAGAAQPLHLELPASGLTLLPWLYDNATVMEREDREDGGVSLTLAMTDQARAELRRLAGRHPGMVIGASLKTVDPVQDAVDGAIRPWT; encoded by the coding sequence TTGACGGAATTTTCCAGTGAACGGGCCAAGGGGCCCATCGAACACAAGCGTATACCCACCCGCGCGGCGGTGATCGTTCCGATCGTCCGCAAGCCGGCCCCGGTCGACGACCCCACCGATGCCGCCCGCCGCGGCGGCGAGGAAAAGCTGGCCGAGGCAGTGGGCCTTGCTGCCGCCATCGACCTGGACATCGTGGCCGCCGAGCTGGTGCAGGTGGCCAAGGCACGGCCCGCCACGCTGATCGGCGCCGGCAAGGTGGACGAGCTCAAGGGGCTCGTCGCCGCCGAAGAGATTGGCCTCGTCATCGTCGATCATCCGCTGACCCCCGTGCAGCAACGCAACCTCGAGAAGGAGCTGAACTGCAAGGTGCTGGACCGCACCGGCCTGATCCTGGAGATTTTCGGGCGGCGCGCCCGCACGCGTGAAGGTCGGCTGCAGGTCGAGCTGGCGCACCTCAACTACCAGCGCGGCCGCCTCGTGCGCTCGTGGACGCACCTTGAACGCCAGCGCGGCGGTGCCGGCTTCCTCGGCGGTCCCGGTGAAACCCAGATCGAGGCCGACCGGCGGCAATTGCAGGAAAAGATCAAGCGGCTCGAAAAGGAGCTGGACGCCGTCCGTCGGACGCGCACGCTGCATCGGGCCAAGCGCAAGAAGGCGCCGCACCCCACCGTGGCGCTGGTCGGCTATACCAATGCCGGCAAGTCCACCCTGTTCAATACGATCACCGGGGCGGACATTCTGGCCAAGGATCTCCTGTTCGCGACGCTCGACCCAACGTTGCGGCGTATCACGCTCGCGCACGGTACGCCGGTGATCTTCTCCGATACGGTGGGCTTCATCTCGGACCTGCCCACCCACCTGGTGGCGGCCTTTCGCGCCACGCTGGAAGAGGTGATCGAGGCGGACCTCGTGCTGCATGTCCGCGATATGGCGCATCCCGAGGCGGCGGCGCAGGCGTCGGACGTGCGCAAGATCCTGTCCAGCCTCGACGTCGATCCCGACGATACGGACCGGGTGATCGAAGTGTGGAACAAGGCCGACCTGATGGACGAGGTCGCACGCGAGCGTTTGTCCGCCGCTGCCGAGTCCGCGCCCGGTCATGCGGCGCACCTGGTGTCGGCTTTGACGGGCGAGGGCGTCGGCCTACTCATGGCCGATATCGAAGAACGCATAGCCGGGGCCGCCCAACCCCTGCATCTGGAGTTGCCGGCATCCGGCCTGACGCTGCTGCCATGGCTGTACGACAATGCAACCGTGATGGAGCGCGAAGACCGCGAGGATGGGGGCGTTTCGTTGACCCTGGCCATGACCGACCAGGCAAGGGCCGAACTGCGCCGCCTGGCTGGCCGGCATCCCGGCATGGTGATCGGGGCGAGCCTCAAGACAGTCGACCCCGTCCAGGATGCGGTCGACGGGGCGATTCGTCCTTGGACGTGA
- a CDS encoding aspartate/glutamate racemase family protein yields MDVIGLIGGMSWESSAEYYRLLNRGVRAARGPTASAQCILWSFDFAEIERRQHADDWEGLAALMVDAAERLDRAGADVIALCTNTMHRLAPEIEVAVPGKLIHIADPTGQRIAGAGYNKVGLLGTAFTMEQDFYKGRLADRFGLDVIVPDAEDRATVHRIIYEELVAGIVDDGSRSAYRAVIARLVEAGAQAIILGCTEIMLLVGPDDSSVPVFDTTAIHVDALVEAALASA; encoded by the coding sequence TTGGACGTGATCGGCCTCATCGGCGGCATGAGCTGGGAAAGCTCGGCCGAATATTATCGCCTGCTCAATCGCGGCGTTCGCGCCGCGAGGGGGCCGACGGCGTCGGCCCAATGCATCCTCTGGTCGTTCGACTTCGCGGAGATAGAGCGGCGACAGCATGCCGACGACTGGGAAGGGCTTGCCGCGCTTATGGTCGATGCCGCCGAGCGGCTCGACCGTGCCGGTGCGGACGTGATCGCCCTCTGCACCAACACGATGCACCGGCTTGCCCCCGAAATCGAGGTCGCCGTACCGGGCAAGCTCATCCACATTGCGGACCCTACGGGGCAACGCATCGCAGGTGCAGGTTACAATAAGGTCGGGCTGCTGGGCACTGCCTTCACCATGGAGCAGGACTTCTACAAGGGACGCCTGGCGGACAGGTTCGGGCTCGACGTCATCGTCCCCGATGCGGAGGACCGGGCGACGGTGCATCGCATCATCTACGAAGAACTGGTTGCCGGTATCGTCGACGACGGATCGCGCTCGGCCTATCGTGCGGTGATTGCGCGCCTTGTGGAAGCCGGCGCCCAGGCGATCATACTGGGCTGCACCGAAATCATGCTGCTGGTGGGGCCTGACGACAGTTCCGTACCGGTGTTCGATACAACAGCAATCCATGTGGACGCCCTGGTCGAGGCCGCATTGGCCTCGGCTTAA
- a CDS encoding SDR family oxidoreductase, producing the protein MTEYRVAIVTAAGSGMGEAAARRLAEDGFKLAILSSSGRGAALAEELGGFGVTGSNQSNDDLKRLVDGTMERWGRIDALVNSAGHGPRAPILDLTDEDWHRGLDVYLMNVVRSVRLVAPVMVHQKGGAIVNISTFAAFEPDPVFPTSGVFRAGLASYAKLFADRYAADNVRMNNVLPGFIDSLAEKAEFRERIPMGRYGRAEEVAATISFLVSPGGGYITGQNIRVDGGITRAV; encoded by the coding sequence ATGACAGAGTATCGCGTCGCCATCGTTACCGCAGCCGGCAGCGGCATGGGAGAAGCAGCCGCCCGCCGCCTCGCCGAGGACGGATTCAAGCTTGCCATCCTGTCTTCGTCGGGCCGGGGCGCGGCATTGGCCGAAGAGCTGGGCGGCTTCGGCGTCACCGGCTCCAACCAGTCCAACGACGACCTCAAGCGCCTCGTCGACGGTACGATGGAGCGTTGGGGGCGCATCGACGCGCTCGTCAACAGTGCAGGACATGGGCCGCGCGCACCGATCCTGGACCTGACCGACGAAGACTGGCACCGCGGCCTCGACGTCTACCTGATGAACGTGGTGCGGTCCGTGCGGCTGGTCGCCCCGGTCATGGTGCACCAGAAGGGTGGCGCCATCGTCAACATCTCCACCTTCGCCGCCTTCGAGCCCGATCCGGTCTTTCCGACATCCGGCGTCTTCCGTGCCGGCCTTGCATCCTACGCCAAGCTTTTCGCAGACCGGTATGCGGCCGACAATGTGCGGATGAACAACGTGCTTCCGGGCTTCATCGACAGTCTGGCCGAGAAGGCGGAGTTCCGCGAGCGCATTCCCATGGGCCGCTATGGCCGGGCCGAAGAAGTTGCCGCGACCATCTCTTTCCTCGTATCGCCGGGCGGCGGCTATATAACAGGGCAGAACATACGCGTCGACGGCGGCATCACCCGCGCCGTCTGA
- a CDS encoding glutaredoxin — MTTSTSAQRAVLYRMVTPDHVCPFGLKALDLLQRKGFDVEDHKLTNRAETDAFKQQHDVKTTPQTFIEGRRVGGYDDLRRHFGLAVVDKKAVTYKPVIAIFAMAALMALATSWAAYGSLATIAAGEWFIAISMCLLAVQKLRDVESFSNMFLGYDLLARRYVPYAYVYPFAEGLAGVLMIAGALMWLAIPVSLFIGTIGAVSVYKAVYIDKRSLKCACVGGDSNVPLGFVSLTENVMMVAMALWMLFKPWLLAQ; from the coding sequence ATGACGACGTCGACAAGCGCGCAAAGAGCGGTTCTGTATCGCATGGTCACGCCCGACCATGTCTGTCCGTTTGGCCTCAAGGCGCTGGACCTTCTGCAGCGCAAGGGTTTCGACGTCGAAGATCACAAGCTGACCAACCGGGCCGAAACGGATGCCTTCAAGCAGCAGCACGACGTGAAGACGACGCCGCAGACTTTCATCGAGGGCCGGCGCGTGGGCGGCTACGATGACCTTCGGCGGCATTTCGGCCTTGCGGTCGTGGACAAGAAGGCCGTCACATACAAGCCGGTCATCGCCATCTTCGCCATGGCGGCACTGATGGCTCTGGCAACGAGCTGGGCGGCCTATGGGTCGCTCGCCACCATCGCCGCCGGGGAATGGTTCATCGCCATCTCCATGTGTCTTCTGGCCGTGCAGAAGCTGCGGGATGTCGAAAGCTTCTCGAACATGTTCCTCGGTTACGACCTTCTGGCGCGGCGGTACGTTCCCTATGCCTATGTCTATCCGTTCGCCGAGGGCCTGGCCGGAGTCCTGATGATCGCGGGGGCGCTCATGTGGCTGGCCATTCCCGTATCCCTGTTCATCGGCACGATCGGCGCGGTATCCGTCTACAAGGCCGTCTATATCGACAAGCGCTCCTTGAAATGCGCCTGTGTGGGCGGCGACAGCAACGTGCCGCTCGGCTTCGTCTCGCTGACCGAGAATGTCATGATGGTCGCGATGGCTCTGTGGATGCTGTTCAAGCCGTGGCTCCTCGCACAATGA
- a CDS encoding aldehyde dehydrogenase family protein yields the protein MDNPHTAPDQTDRIEELVAGLIPGGRIGSLVDGAIEDGTGETLHLTDPANGRVFASFRDAGQPLVDAAMEAAKRAQKQWSALTGSARGRILYETGRLVRANADAIAELECRSAGRPIRDMRGEAVRVAEMFEYYAGWCDKLHGEVIPVPGSHLNYTRREPIGVVTQITPWNAPLFTGGWQIAPALAAGNGVVIKPSELTPLSTIVLGLLCEMAGAPRGLVNVLAGAGATTGAAAVAHDATGLVVFVGSAAGGVAVATAAARKTVPCILELGGKSGNIVFPDADIDRAILGAQSAIFGGAGQSCVAGSRLLVHRSIHSAFVERYAKAAEKIPFGHPASADTQIGPINNGRQFDKIGEMVARGVADGARLATGGPAGGALAQTGGYFFAPTILDDVKPDMEIAREEVFGPVVAVIPFDTEEEAVALANATPYGLAGAVWTGDVGRAHRVAAAVRAGTFWINGYKTINVMSPFGGFGRSGYGRSSGLEALHAYTQVKSVWVETAANPPVAFGYTG from the coding sequence ATGGATAATCCGCACACCGCACCGGACCAGACCGACCGCATAGAAGAACTCGTCGCCGGCCTGATCCCCGGCGGACGCATCGGCAGCCTGGTCGACGGCGCGATCGAGGACGGCACGGGCGAAACGCTCCATCTGACCGATCCCGCCAACGGCCGGGTCTTCGCCAGTTTCCGCGATGCCGGGCAACCGTTGGTTGATGCGGCGATGGAGGCCGCCAAGCGCGCCCAGAAGCAGTGGTCTGCCCTCACCGGCTCGGCCCGTGGCCGCATCCTGTACGAGACGGGACGTCTCGTCCGCGCCAATGCCGATGCCATCGCCGAACTGGAATGCCGTTCCGCCGGTCGGCCGATCCGGGACATGCGCGGCGAAGCCGTCCGTGTCGCCGAGATGTTCGAGTATTATGCCGGCTGGTGCGACAAGCTGCATGGCGAAGTCATCCCCGTGCCCGGCAGCCACCTCAATTACACGCGGCGCGAGCCCATCGGCGTCGTTACCCAGATCACGCCCTGGAATGCACCGTTGTTCACCGGCGGATGGCAGATCGCGCCGGCGTTGGCGGCCGGCAATGGCGTCGTTATCAAGCCGTCCGAACTGACGCCGCTGTCCACCATCGTTCTCGGGCTCCTGTGCGAGATGGCCGGCGCCCCGCGCGGCCTGGTCAACGTCCTGGCCGGTGCCGGCGCAACCACAGGCGCAGCTGCCGTGGCGCACGACGCGACAGGGCTGGTCGTCTTCGTCGGCTCGGCGGCGGGCGGTGTCGCGGTCGCAACGGCAGCGGCCCGCAAGACGGTGCCGTGCATCCTCGAACTGGGTGGAAAGTCCGGGAATATCGTATTTCCCGATGCCGACATCGACCGGGCGATCCTCGGCGCGCAATCGGCCATCTTCGGGGGTGCCGGGCAAAGCTGCGTCGCCGGCTCGCGCCTGCTGGTGCATCGCTCCATCCACTCGGCGTTCGTCGAGCGGTATGCCAAGGCGGCGGAGAAAATCCCCTTCGGGCATCCGGCGTCCGCCGACACCCAGATCGGCCCGATCAACAATGGCCGTCAGTTCGACAAGATCGGCGAGATGGTCGCACGGGGCGTCGCCGATGGGGCAAGGCTCGCAACCGGCGGGCCTGCGGGCGGCGCACTGGCGCAAACCGGCGGCTATTTCTTCGCGCCCACGATCCTGGACGATGTTAAGCCGGACATGGAGATCGCCCGTGAGGAGGTGTTCGGACCGGTCGTAGCCGTCATCCCCTTCGATACCGAGGAAGAAGCCGTCGCGCTGGCCAACGCAACGCCCTACGGGCTGGCCGGAGCGGTCTGGACGGGCGATGTCGGGCGCGCGCATCGCGTCGCGGCGGCCGTGCGGGCCGGCACCTTCTGGATCAACGGCTACAAGACCATCAACGTCATGTCGCCCTTCGGCGGCTTCGGTCGCAGCGGCTATGGCCGCTCCAGCGGGCTGGAGGCCCTGCACGCCTACACGCAGGTCAAAAGCGTGTGGGTGGAGACGGCCGCAAACCCGCCCGTCGCCTTCGGCTATACGGGCTGA